One window from the genome of Paenibacillus azoreducens encodes:
- a CDS encoding AraC family transcriptional regulator: MDSSYIPTDYRMDDETNRFLDHFPVHCFFRSGMIGQNKMHAHRGYELYFCMEGYGKLLVTDRMYSLLPGAVAIIKPYVLHRPSVVGTKPLHRVVLALDEHYVQTFDPLPGMKRCVDMVFAEPQPFWQLSDEKMLAARRILQQLAREITERPDFYETAMLSLLAELFVMLAREQHSTSSANDHEDTAFHLTERILSYLSAHYADPIEVSRLHERFNVSRSHMYEQFKQSTGYSLNRYLTIYRINQAKRLLVDTPLPVTEVASAAGFGDLSHFFHTFKSETGITPSTFRKQNRNE; this comes from the coding sequence ATGGACTCAAGTTATATCCCTACTGACTATCGAATGGATGACGAAACAAATCGCTTTCTGGATCATTTTCCTGTCCATTGTTTTTTTCGCAGCGGTATGATCGGCCAAAATAAGATGCATGCCCATCGGGGCTATGAGCTCTATTTTTGCATGGAGGGTTATGGCAAGCTGCTGGTCACAGATCGCATGTACTCATTGCTTCCAGGCGCCGTTGCCATTATCAAGCCGTATGTTCTGCATCGGCCATCTGTTGTCGGAACGAAACCTCTGCACCGAGTCGTGCTTGCGCTGGATGAACATTATGTACAGACATTCGACCCGTTGCCGGGAATGAAGCGCTGCGTTGACATGGTGTTCGCCGAACCGCAGCCCTTCTGGCAATTAAGTGATGAGAAAATGTTGGCAGCAAGAAGGATTCTGCAGCAGCTTGCCCGGGAGATTACCGAACGGCCGGATTTTTACGAAACAGCTATGCTTTCTCTGCTTGCCGAATTATTCGTCATGCTGGCAAGAGAACAGCATTCCACTTCCAGTGCGAACGATCATGAGGACACCGCGTTTCATTTAACTGAGCGCATTTTAAGTTATTTATCCGCTCATTATGCCGACCCGATTGAGGTCAGCCGTTTGCATGAACGCTTTAATGTCTCGAGGTCGCATATGTACGAACAATTCAAGCAGTCAACCGGCTACTCCTTAAACCGTTATCTAACGATATATCGTATCAATCAGGCCAAAAGGCTTCTTGTAGATACACCACTCCCTGTGACCGAGGTTGCTTCCGCCGCCGGTTTTGGCGATCTCTCGCATTTCTTCCATACGTTCAAAAGCGAAACGGGCATAACGCCAAGCACGTTTCGCAAGCAAAATCGGAACGAATGA